In the genome of Candidatus Nitrosotenuis sp. DW1, one region contains:
- a CDS encoding signal recognition particle receptor subunit alpha has product MLDNLKTSLRAAIKKIVNSSGIDEQLINELSRDVQKALLQADVNVKLVLQITENLKHRSLNETPPPGLSRKDHIVKILYDELASLLGKENEFSFKPGKLNKVLMLGIQGSGKTTISSKLAKFLTKQGYKVGVIGADTFRPGALVQLRTMCEKANVEVYGEENNRDSPAIVKAGLKHFENSNLDIILIDTAGRHKEEKDLLDEMREIGKIADPDLALLVIDGTIGQQCYSQAESFHKTVPVGGIVITKLDSSAKGGGALAASAATGAKIMYVGTGERIDDLEIFSPTRFVGRLLGMGDIQALLDLAKRLENEADDVRLKRISSGKMNMEDFYYQLEEVTKVGSLKGFLDNMPGLSGMVKDDQLDQMEGRISKWRFIIQSMTKQEKADPDLLNASRIKRIARGSGWPEHEVKELLKNYKNSKSMMKASKGRQMQGFLRKMGMG; this is encoded by the coding sequence ATGCTGGATAACCTAAAGACTAGCCTTCGTGCAGCAATCAAGAAAATCGTAAACTCTTCTGGAATAGATGAGCAGTTAATCAACGAGCTATCCCGTGACGTGCAAAAGGCCTTGCTTCAAGCAGACGTAAATGTAAAACTTGTACTGCAAATAACGGAGAATCTAAAACACCGCTCGCTAAACGAGACCCCTCCGCCTGGACTGTCTAGAAAGGATCACATCGTAAAAATACTATACGATGAATTGGCAAGCCTCCTTGGCAAGGAAAACGAGTTTTCCTTCAAGCCCGGCAAGCTAAACAAGGTGCTGATGCTTGGAATCCAGGGTAGCGGAAAGACCACCATATCGTCCAAGCTGGCAAAATTCCTGACAAAACAAGGCTACAAGGTGGGAGTAATCGGGGCCGACACGTTTCGACCGGGGGCATTGGTTCAGCTCAGAACAATGTGTGAAAAGGCAAACGTCGAGGTGTATGGTGAGGAAAACAACCGAGACTCGCCTGCAATTGTAAAAGCAGGACTGAAGCATTTTGAGAATTCCAATCTTGATATCATACTAATAGATACTGCAGGGCGCCACAAGGAAGAAAAAGACCTGCTTGACGAAATGCGAGAGATTGGCAAAATTGCAGACCCTGATCTTGCATTGCTGGTAATTGATGGAACAATAGGGCAGCAGTGCTACAGTCAGGCAGAGTCGTTTCACAAAACAGTGCCTGTTGGCGGAATTGTAATCACAAAGCTTGACAGCTCTGCAAAGGGAGGTGGGGCACTGGCAGCATCTGCGGCAACAGGTGCCAAGATAATGTATGTCGGAACCGGAGAGAGAATAGACGACCTGGAAATATTTTCCCCAACTAGGTTTGTCGGGAGACTGCTTGGCATGGGGGACATACAAGCGCTGCTTGATCTTGCAAAGAGGCTTGAAAACGAGGCAGACGATGTTAGGCTCAAGCGAATCTCTAGCGGGAAAATGAACATGGAGGACTTTTACTATCAGCTAGAGGAGGTGACCAAGGTTGGCTCGTTAAAGGGATTTTTGGATAACATGCCGGGACTGTCTGGAATGGTAAAAGATGATCAGCTAGACCAAATGGAAGGCAGAATTTCAAAGTGGAGATTCATCATACAGAGCATGACAAAACAGGAAAAGGCAGACCCTGATTTGCTAAACGCATCTAGGATCAAAAGAATAGCGCGCGGTTCTGGCTGGCCTGAACACGAAGTAAAGGAGCTCTTGAAAAACTACAAAAATTCCAAGAGCATGATGAAGGCATCAAAAGGAAGGCAGATGCAGGGATTCCTCCGCAAAATGGGTATGGGCTAA
- a CDS encoding tRNA pseudouridine(54/55) synthase Pus10: MGKSNKPFASVLQLSQKILKEYDLCDVCLGRMFAKKLGLASNKKLGEKIHRALKIKSAKCYVCKNIFDGVSSQVAKMLDVSSDYDFATFLVGTKLKPSILDRDDHMRSRFRLRGIDGIKTNITRDLAKQFSRKAKKKVESSEPDLVFMIDFKADSCTLQTKPVFLWGRYTKSERNIPQKQKPCATCLGKGCIDCNHHGISEFDSVEGLMSKYLFEKFDALQTKITWIGGEDSTSLVLGSGRPFFVKLLNPKKRHLRLPKKITLGKITIHNLKLIGKTPSGPVQFTSKVKLYITCENKIEQNSLSKLDQLENNTIAVYEKSGRRTEKLIRNMRYKPSTENSFYLSMTAGGGLPLKRFVSGDDIFPNISDILENRCRCETFDFEAVKITH; this comes from the coding sequence GTGGGAAAAAGCAACAAGCCATTTGCAAGCGTACTGCAGTTATCACAAAAAATACTAAAAGAATACGATTTGTGCGACGTGTGCCTTGGGAGGATGTTTGCAAAAAAGCTCGGCCTTGCATCAAATAAAAAGTTGGGCGAAAAAATTCATCGCGCCCTAAAAATAAAAAGCGCAAAATGCTATGTCTGTAAAAACATCTTTGACGGCGTTAGCTCGCAGGTGGCAAAAATGCTTGACGTCTCCTCTGACTATGATTTTGCGACATTTCTTGTAGGCACCAAACTAAAGCCGTCCATTCTTGACAGGGACGATCACATGCGCTCAAGATTTAGGCTAAGGGGAATTGACGGAATAAAGACAAACATTACTCGGGATCTGGCAAAGCAGTTCTCTCGCAAGGCAAAAAAGAAAGTCGAGTCATCTGAGCCGGACCTGGTCTTTATGATTGATTTTAAGGCAGACTCGTGCACGCTCCAAACAAAGCCCGTCTTTCTTTGGGGCAGGTACACAAAGTCTGAGCGTAACATTCCGCAAAAACAAAAACCGTGCGCCACCTGTCTTGGCAAGGGATGCATTGACTGTAATCATCACGGCATATCTGAATTTGATAGCGTGGAGGGGCTGATGAGCAAATACCTCTTTGAGAAATTTGACGCGCTACAAACAAAAATAACGTGGATTGGTGGCGAGGACAGCACAAGTCTGGTTCTTGGCTCGGGGCGCCCGTTCTTTGTAAAACTGCTTAATCCAAAAAAGCGCCACCTGAGGCTGCCAAAAAAAATAACACTAGGGAAAATTACAATACACAATCTAAAGCTTATTGGCAAAACGCCGTCAGGCCCTGTGCAGTTTACCTCAAAAGTAAAGCTATACATCACATGCGAAAACAAAATCGAACAAAATTCCCTCTCAAAACTTGATCAACTTGAGAATAACACGATCGCAGTTTATGAAAAATCGGGAAGAAGAACAGAAAAACTAATCCGCAACATGCGGTACAAGCCGTCCACTGAAAACTCTTTTTACCTTTCAATGACTGCAGGCGGGGGCCTGCCGCTCAAACGGTTTGTCAGCGGTGATGACATATTTCCGAACATTTCTGATATTTTGGAAAACAGGTGCAGGTGTGAGACGTTTGATTTTGAAGCAGTAAAAATCACACACTGA
- a CDS encoding 30S ribosomal protein S27ae has protein sequence MAGKKAAAKASDSIHKYYKISGDKITRLHRLCSRCGKGVFMSEHKNRRTCGKCGLTEFNQ, from the coding sequence ATGGCAGGAAAAAAAGCGGCAGCAAAGGCATCTGATTCAATCCACAAATACTACAAGATAAGTGGAGACAAGATAACAAGGCTTCACAGACTGTGTTCTAGATGTGGCAAAGGTGTCTTTATGTCAGAGCACAAAAACAGGCGCACGTGCGGCAAGTGCGGCCTCACTGAATTTAATCAGTAG
- a CDS encoding 30S ribosomal protein S24e, whose amino-acid sequence MSMIETLSDVNNTFLSRREITCTFRGLGGKLKKLEAIDMISKQFKLDGKVVIPINMKNHSGRPEITGVFYVYDDEGLAKKQVNPVIFTRLDKAKAANAPPPESKEEPAA is encoded by the coding sequence ATGTCAATGATTGAAACACTAAGCGATGTAAACAATACGTTTCTCTCAAGAAGAGAAATAACGTGCACGTTTAGAGGCCTTGGGGGAAAACTCAAGAAACTAGAGGCAATTGACATGATTTCAAAACAATTCAAGCTTGACGGCAAAGTGGTAATTCCAATAAACATGAAAAACCACAGCGGCAGGCCGGAAATCACAGGGGTCTTTTACGTATATGATGACGAAGGTTTGGCAAAAAAACAGGTCAATCCAGTTATTTTTACAAGACTTGACAAAGCAAAGGCCGCAAACGCACCACCTCCTGAGAGCAAAGAGGAGCCTGCAGCATAA
- a CDS encoding DUF309 domain-containing protein, whose protein sequence is MDRFMLHLKNTRFVPEDSGHLLAKARQVCSGTNTIIRDSRVSSKYVEFDVSIDKSKLDDLVSHLNPIAPLDHAKHVVEEHMEKEDAIKLGISYFNDERFWECHEVLEGVWKKCYEGERDLVQGIILVAAALVHYQKFENNICLSVLGRGLDKLAKSSGMYHGIDIDALRNKVQMIINSGKISRFTI, encoded by the coding sequence ATGGACAGATTCATGCTGCACTTGAAAAACACTAGATTTGTACCGGAAGATTCGGGCCACTTGCTTGCAAAGGCAAGGCAGGTCTGCTCTGGGACAAATACCATAATCCGAGACTCGCGGGTTTCAAGCAAGTATGTTGAGTTTGACGTCTCTATTGACAAATCAAAGCTGGACGATCTGGTATCTCACCTAAATCCAATTGCCCCACTCGATCACGCAAAACACGTAGTAGAGGAGCATATGGAAAAAGAAGATGCAATCAAGCTTGGAATTTCATATTTTAATGACGAGCGTTTCTGGGAGTGCCATGAGGTCCTTGAAGGCGTGTGGAAAAAATGCTACGAGGGGGAACGCGACCTAGTCCAGGGAATAATTCTAGTTGCAGCCGCCCTCGTCCACTATCAAAAGTTTGAAAATAACATCTGCCTTTCGGTGCTTGGTCGGGGGCTGGACAAGCTTGCCAAGTCAAGTGGGATGTATCATGGCATAGACATAGATGCGCTAAGAAACAAGGTTCAAATGATAATAAACTCTGGAAAAATTTCGCGATTTACTATTTGA
- a CDS encoding alkaline phosphatase family protein, protein MKIIYVLLDGVGDLPHPDLNGKTPLDFAHTPNLDKMTKNGAMGEVISVGKGIAPESDIAVFNMLGYKFQHAEYAGRGVIEAIGTGIDFKDGDLALRGNFATLDDSGIIVDRRAGRKIEKEDALAISKEIESKVKFSEPGVSVVVAPTIGHRVVVRIRCEGKSLSSEITNTDPAYARVDGMGIAKAVGDYFKIERCLPLKDIPNAALTATLVNEFTEQSLKIMKESATNQKRKQDGKKLLNSILLRDAGNHYPKVVPINDLYSMRFSCIVDMPVEIGIAEILKMKTFNAGGLTDYEEKAQVAARAMETENAIYVHLKGPDEFGHDGDAIGKMKNIEEIDRRFFGTILDNIDTGKVAVVVSADHSTPCINKGHSDDPVPVLVSGDSVKKDGSVRYTEMNAKIGSIGLLEGAQVLKTAIQLIK, encoded by the coding sequence GTGAAAATTATCTATGTTTTACTTGACGGAGTAGGAGATCTTCCGCATCCGGATCTAAATGGAAAGACCCCGCTTGATTTTGCCCACACCCCAAACCTTGACAAGATGACAAAGAACGGGGCGATGGGAGAGGTGATTTCCGTAGGAAAGGGAATAGCGCCAGAATCAGACATCGCGGTATTCAACATGCTAGGATACAAGTTCCAGCACGCAGAATATGCGGGGCGCGGAGTAATCGAGGCCATAGGAACGGGTATTGATTTTAAGGACGGGGATTTGGCCCTGCGAGGAAACTTTGCCACATTAGACGATTCAGGAATCATCGTAGATCGAAGGGCAGGAAGGAAAATAGAGAAAGAGGACGCACTTGCAATATCAAAGGAAATTGAAAGTAAGGTAAAGTTTTCAGAACCAGGCGTATCAGTCGTGGTGGCGCCGACAATAGGCCACAGAGTTGTCGTCAGAATACGGTGTGAGGGAAAGTCGCTTTCTTCTGAAATCACAAATACTGACCCGGCATATGCGCGTGTTGACGGAATGGGAATTGCAAAGGCAGTTGGAGACTACTTTAAGATAGAACGCTGCCTGCCGCTAAAAGACATTCCAAACGCAGCGCTTACTGCAACACTTGTAAACGAGTTCACAGAGCAGTCCCTGAAAATAATGAAGGAAAGTGCGACCAACCAGAAAAGAAAACAAGATGGAAAGAAGTTGCTAAACAGCATTCTTTTGCGCGACGCCGGAAACCACTACCCGAAGGTAGTTCCAATAAACGACCTGTACTCGATGAGATTCTCATGTATCGTTGACATGCCAGTTGAAATCGGGATTGCGGAAATTCTAAAAATGAAGACGTTTAACGCAGGCGGGCTGACAGACTATGAGGAAAAGGCGCAAGTCGCGGCAAGGGCGATGGAAACTGAAAACGCCATATACGTGCACCTCAAGGGCCCTGATGAATTTGGTCATGACGGGGACGCAATTGGGAAAATGAAAAACATTGAGGAGATAGACAGGAGATTCTTTGGGACAATTCTAGACAACATAGACACTGGCAAGGTGGCAGTTGTGGTATCAGCTGATCACTCCACACCGTGCATCAACAAAGGGCACAGTGATGATCCCGTACCGGTTCTTGTTTCAGGAGACTCGGTAAAAAAGGACGGAAGTGTCAGATATACCGAAATGAATGCAAAGATAGGAAGCATCGGGCTTTTAGAGGGGGCCCAAGTGTTGAAAACTGCCATACAGCTAATCAAATAG
- a CDS encoding galactose-1-phosphate uridylyltransferase, with protein MGSMRKDYVSERFVIVSQNEEQNEESKKCPFCPGNEAMTNPSLLSLVAKDGMLQRLQDSEDNYVKDWTVRVFESKVPAVSVSAENSYSDRPLYSEPAYGYHYVVVASERHKDSLSTISSEQWSNILVVIQDRLRWLYTQRGVTYVSIYINNGKDAGSLVSHPHINMVTFSTIPPLIEQEAESSHRIVNEKGACPLCQTVNTETGGPRQVLQTEGFLAFCPWAPSYPYEFWICPKKHTTSFSKITQKEINDLSLILRATLGGLTNSLKNVSYNLVFHLSPEKKNSRQIHWHIEVYPLTTAWSGLERGYGIFLNSIPPEKAAEQLGAACRKELAGLVGII; from the coding sequence ATGGGGAGCATGAGAAAAGACTATGTCTCAGAAAGATTTGTCATCGTCTCCCAAAATGAAGAGCAAAACGAAGAGTCAAAAAAATGCCCCTTTTGTCCTGGCAACGAAGCCATGACAAACCCATCCCTGCTGTCCCTTGTTGCAAAGGACGGCATGCTGCAAAGACTGCAGGACAGCGAGGACAATTACGTGAAGGATTGGACAGTTAGGGTTTTTGAAAGCAAGGTCCCGGCAGTGTCTGTTTCTGCGGAAAACTCGTACTCTGATAGGCCGCTTTACAGCGAGCCGGCATACGGGTACCATTATGTCGTTGTCGCATCCGAGCGGCACAAGGATTCGCTGTCGACCATCTCGTCTGAGCAGTGGTCAAACATACTTGTGGTGATTCAGGACAGGCTAAGGTGGCTCTACACGCAAAGGGGCGTCACGTACGTGTCTATCTACATAAACAACGGAAAAGATGCCGGAAGCCTCGTATCTCATCCTCATATCAACATGGTTACATTTTCTACGATTCCTCCGCTGATAGAGCAAGAAGCCGAATCGTCGCACAGAATTGTCAATGAAAAAGGCGCATGCCCGCTGTGCCAGACAGTAAATACCGAGACTGGGGGGCCAAGGCAAGTACTGCAAACCGAAGGCTTTTTGGCGTTTTGCCCGTGGGCACCGTCGTACCCGTACGAGTTTTGGATTTGTCCCAAAAAACACACGACTAGTTTTTCCAAAATAACACAAAAAGAAATCAACGACCTGTCCTTGATTCTGCGAGCTACGCTCGGGGGCCTGACAAACAGCCTAAAGAACGTCTCTTACAATTTGGTTTTCCACCTGTCGCCTGAAAAGAAAAACAGCAGACAAATTCACTGGCACATCGAAGTCTATCCTCTGACTACTGCCTGGTCTGGGCTGGAACGTGGATATGGAATATTTCTCAACTCCATTCCTCCAGAAAAGGCAGCAGAGCAGCTTGGCGCTGCATGCCGAAAGGAACTTGCAGGCCTTGTCGGAATAATTTAG
- a CDS encoding GNAT family N-acetyltransferase, producing the protein MTDITIRKIEEGDLSSGFLESLDSLKTASSLSSEKAREILKKIKANPDHVIFVAVLNDKIVGSTTILIEQKFIHDGGRVGHIEDVVVSKEHEGKGIGFKIMQAALEYARAQGCYKTILDCDDKVKPFYERLGFKRHSNGMRFDH; encoded by the coding sequence ATGACAGATATCACAATTAGAAAAATAGAGGAAGGTGATCTGAGCAGTGGTTTTTTAGAGTCACTTGACAGCCTAAAAACAGCAAGCAGTCTAAGCAGTGAAAAGGCAAGAGAAATTCTAAAAAAGATAAAGGCAAACCCGGATCACGTGATTTTTGTCGCAGTGCTAAATGACAAGATAGTTGGATCCACCACCATTCTCATAGAACAAAAATTCATCCACGACGGCGGGCGCGTAGGGCACATTGAGGACGTAGTCGTGTCAAAGGAGCATGAGGGAAAGGGAATCGGCTTTAAAATAATGCAGGCAGCCCTAGAATACGCCAGGGCCCAAGGATGCTACAAGACCATTTTGGACTGCGATGATAAGGTCAAGCCATTTTATGAAAGGCTCGGCTTTAAGCGACACTCAAACGGAATGAGATTTGACCATTAG
- a CDS encoding nucleotidyltransferase family protein, whose product MKAVILAGGLGTRLQPYTTFLPKPMLPLGEKPLLEHLIDWVRRNKITDIVLCVSYLRKTIEDYFEDGSRLGVKIEYAVANRPLATAGQLKTAESLIDDTFVCIYGDSVFNFNLRKMVNQHKAKKSFITMSLHQYKTTIKYGVIETSKSGRVTAWNEKPEISANINIGCYVMEPQVFGLIPSDVPYGMDDVIKKALARKKEVNSFIIKNGFIDIGDKASYKKAYQEFREKLGKI is encoded by the coding sequence ATGAAGGCAGTAATACTTGCCGGCGGCCTTGGCACAAGGTTGCAACCATACACCACATTTCTTCCAAAGCCAATGCTCCCACTTGGTGAGAAGCCCCTGCTTGAACACCTAATAGATTGGGTAAGAAGAAACAAAATAACAGACATTGTTCTTTGTGTGAGCTATCTGAGAAAAACAATCGAGGACTATTTCGAGGACGGCAGCAGGTTGGGAGTAAAAATAGAGTATGCGGTGGCAAACAGACCTCTTGCCACTGCAGGTCAGCTCAAGACTGCCGAATCACTCATCGACGATACGTTTGTTTGCATATACGGCGATTCTGTTTTCAATTTCAACTTGAGAAAGATGGTAAACCAGCACAAGGCAAAAAAATCATTTATCACAATGAGCCTGCACCAGTACAAGACCACAATAAAGTACGGCGTCATCGAGACGTCAAAAAGCGGCAGAGTGACGGCATGGAATGAAAAGCCAGAGATCAGCGCAAACATAAACATCGGATGCTACGTGATGGAGCCACAGGTGTTCGGGCTTATTCCAAGCGATGTCCCATACGGAATGGATGACGTAATCAAAAAAGCACTTGCAAGAAAGAAAGAGGTCAACAGCTTCATAATAAAGAACGGCTTTATCGACATAGGCGACAAGGCCTCATACAAAAAAGCATACCAGGAATTCAGAGAAAAACTTGGTAAGATCTAA
- the thiD gene encoding bifunctional hydroxymethylpyrimidine kinase/phosphomethylpyrimidine kinase, whose amino-acid sequence MNILSIGGSDPSSGAGVQGDIRAASALGVNCFSVITAITSQNSAKFLGVEAVSPKTIEMQIDAILSDFKIDAITIGMVYDSDTIRAIHSKLKGKKIPIILDPVIESTTGGVLLKKSALESFRKLLIPLCHTITPNVSEAEALSGVKITKESDLTRAARKLSSLGAKKIVITGHKFAKNKISDFIFENKKGRTISGDRINYETHGSGCTFSFALAYAVASKNTFDGAVKFAKHFTYQSIENSQKSGHGVKITNPGQDKIRKDLSSAIAEFGNLRDSYGLIPECQTNFVYSKQDPKSISDVLGVSGRIVKAGKRLAVAGDLEYGGSKHVATAVLTMQKKFPKIRAAINIKYDQNTVEKLQRAKNKISSYDRADEPASTKNKENSSISWGVERAIRNLRSAPDAIYHTGDIGKEPMIIIFGKNPKQVVAKISKIL is encoded by the coding sequence ATGAACATACTCTCCATTGGGGGCTCTGATCCATCATCAGGTGCAGGAGTTCAGGGAGACATCAGAGCGGCATCGGCACTTGGGGTGAACTGTTTTAGCGTGATTACCGCAATAACGAGTCAAAATTCTGCCAAGTTTTTAGGGGTCGAAGCAGTTTCTCCAAAAACGATTGAGATGCAAATTGATGCCATACTTTCTGATTTCAAGATTGATGCCATCACAATAGGAATGGTTTATGATTCAGATACGATACGAGCCATCCACTCAAAGCTAAAGGGGAAAAAAATCCCAATAATACTAGACCCGGTCATAGAGTCCACGACTGGCGGGGTCTTGCTAAAAAAATCCGCACTAGAGTCATTTAGAAAACTGCTCATTCCATTATGCCACACCATAACTCCAAACGTGTCTGAGGCAGAGGCATTGTCCGGAGTCAAGATTACAAAAGAGTCAGACCTTACACGTGCTGCAAGGAAACTATCTAGTCTTGGCGCAAAAAAAATAGTAATAACAGGCCACAAATTTGCCAAAAACAAAATTTCTGACTTTATTTTTGAAAATAAAAAAGGTCGCACCATATCAGGAGACAGAATAAATTACGAGACCCATGGGAGCGGCTGCACTTTTTCTTTTGCATTAGCGTATGCAGTTGCCTCAAAAAACACGTTTGATGGTGCGGTGAAATTTGCAAAGCACTTTACGTATCAATCCATAGAAAACTCCCAAAAATCAGGGCACGGTGTCAAGATCACAAATCCAGGACAAGACAAGATTAGAAAAGACCTGAGCTCTGCCATTGCAGAATTTGGGAATCTCAGGGACTCGTACGGACTGATTCCAGAATGCCAGACAAATTTCGTATATTCAAAGCAAGACCCAAAGTCAATCTCAGATGTTTTGGGCGTTTCAGGCAGAATTGTAAAGGCTGGAAAAAGACTAGCCGTTGCAGGAGACTTGGAGTACGGCGGCTCCAAGCACGTTGCAACTGCAGTCCTTACAATGCAAAAAAAATTCCCAAAAATCAGGGCTGCGATAAACATCAAGTATGATCAAAATACGGTTGAAAAACTTCAAAGAGCAAAAAACAAAATTTCAAGCTATGACAGAGCAGACGAGCCCGCATCTACAAAGAACAAGGAGAACTCTTCGATTTCCTGGGGGGTGGAGCGCGCCATTAGGAATTTAAGATCCGCGCCAGACGCCATATACCATACTGGCGACATTGGAAAAGAGCCAATGATAATCATCTTTGGAAAAAACCCAAAACAAGTAGTGGCGAAAATTTCCAAGATTCTATAA
- the thiC gene encoding phosphomethylpyrimidine synthase ThiC, translated as MGTQMGAARRGMITDEMKQVARDEDVSLDWLRSKIATGSIIIPSNNVRPQKVHRVGIGKGLKTKVNVNIGTSTLKVDLNEEIEKAQVAVKHHADTIMDLSDGGDVGAIRRALLEAAPITFGTVPIYEAYNHGVEKHKNPLDITEDDFLNAFENNAKDGVDYTTIHSGISKEIAKRILKVQRYGGVVSKGGTITAAWMLKYDKENPYITHYDYLMEIAKKYDVTFSLGDALRPGSILDSHDELQVQEMINISRLTKQAHEKDIQVMVEGPGHVPLNEVAANVRLAKSLIGDVPYYVLGPLVTDIASGYDHISSAIGAAIAASEGVDLLCYLTPAEHLALPNAAEVRAGLVAYRIAAHAGDLVKLREKAIVWDMKMTEARRTLDWEKQIALSIDPEEAARIHNRTGQRDGNNVPCTMCGGACVYVMLPQQRKYVKESENLQQIE; from the coding sequence ATGGGAACGCAAATGGGTGCTGCAAGACGTGGCATGATAACTGACGAGATGAAACAAGTTGCTCGCGATGAGGATGTCTCACTTGACTGGTTACGATCAAAAATTGCAACTGGCTCTATCATAATCCCAAGCAATAATGTCAGGCCACAAAAGGTACACCGCGTTGGAATAGGAAAGGGACTGAAAACAAAGGTAAACGTGAACATTGGCACATCCACACTCAAGGTGGACCTGAACGAGGAAATTGAAAAGGCCCAAGTTGCAGTAAAGCATCATGCCGACACAATAATGGACCTAAGTGATGGCGGTGACGTCGGCGCAATAAGGAGGGCATTACTTGAGGCGGCGCCGATAACGTTTGGCACGGTCCCAATTTACGAGGCATACAACCACGGAGTTGAAAAGCACAAAAATCCGCTGGACATAACAGAGGACGACTTTCTAAATGCATTTGAAAACAATGCAAAGGACGGCGTCGACTACACCACGATTCACTCTGGCATATCAAAGGAAATCGCAAAAAGAATTCTCAAGGTGCAGCGATACGGGGGAGTGGTAAGCAAGGGCGGGACAATCACTGCCGCATGGATGCTAAAATACGACAAGGAAAACCCCTACATTACTCATTACGATTATCTGATGGAAATTGCAAAAAAATATGATGTTACGTTTAGTCTTGGCGACGCGCTAAGGCCTGGCTCAATTCTTGACTCTCACGATGAGCTCCAAGTCCAAGAAATGATAAACATATCGAGACTGACAAAGCAGGCGCATGAAAAAGACATCCAAGTGATGGTTGAAGGACCAGGACACGTGCCGCTAAACGAGGTCGCTGCAAATGTAAGGCTTGCAAAGTCTTTGATTGGCGATGTTCCGTACTATGTACTTGGACCGCTTGTTACAGATATTGCATCAGGCTATGATCACATTTCAAGCGCTATCGGAGCTGCGATTGCAGCAAGCGAGGGAGTCGACCTATTGTGCTATCTTACACCTGCCGAACACCTGGCTCTTCCAAACGCGGCAGAGGTACGGGCAGGACTTGTTGCGTATAGGATTGCAGCGCATGCTGGCGACCTGGTGAAACTAAGAGAGAAGGCCATAGTCTGGGACATGAAAATGACAGAGGCCAGACGCACACTTGATTGGGAAAAACAAATAGCGCTGTCAATAGACCCCGAAGAAGCAGCTAGGATCCACAACCGAACCGGACAGCGGGACGGAAACAACGTCCCATGTACGATGTGCGGTGGTGCATGCGTCTATGTGATGCTGCCTCAGCAAAGAAAGTATGTAAAAGAAAGCGAAAACCTACAGCAGATTGAATAA
- a CDS encoding NUDIX domain-containing protein gives MRSTKIVTSFVTSSDKLLLLKRSERVKSMRGLWGAVSGIIEKGEEPLRRAKIEIFEEIGIESSQIQLLKAGQEMTISSPQYPDHQWTVFPFLFSTREQKISLNWENSSYVWIEPQEIHKYETVPSLSDVLFNLL, from the coding sequence ATGCGTTCCACAAAAATTGTAACATCGTTTGTAACAAGCAGCGATAAACTTCTTCTCTTAAAGAGAAGCGAGCGCGTAAAAAGCATGAGGGGCCTGTGGGGAGCAGTAAGCGGAATTATCGAGAAAGGAGAAGAGCCGCTCAGGCGGGCAAAAATCGAAATTTTTGAGGAAATAGGCATAGAAAGCAGCCAGATCCAGTTGTTAAAGGCAGGCCAGGAAATGACAATCTCTTCACCGCAGTACCCGGATCACCAGTGGACGGTGTTTCCGTTTCTGTTTTCGACAAGGGAGCAAAAAATTTCGCTAAACTGGGAGAACTCATCATACGTGTGGATAGAGCCTCAGGAAATTCACAAGTACGAGACAGTCCCAAGCTTGTCTGACGTGTTATTCAATCTGCTGTAG